The sequence GACTGCACCATGGCCGGGGTTGGGCTGCTACTGTTCCGTCCCAGAAAACACCCCCGTCCACGACCGCCACACACCACTGCCATGAGCCACTTCACCTACTACCTCACTTTTGACCGGCCCGTCCCCGGCTTGGGTGCCGACACGGGTGGCCGGAGCTTTGCACGGCACTATGTTGAGCTGGACGGTCTGGCTCGCAACCTCGGGCTGGCCCCGCTGGAGCGCTTCTTCAGCACCGACTGCTCGGTCGTCTGCCAAACCTTCGAGGGCGACTCGCTCTTCGCCGAAGAAGACATCACCGATGAGGTGTGCTGGCATGACCCGGACGAAGGGTTGTCGTCCTTCGGCACCCTGAGTTCGGTGCTGCGCTGGCAACCCGGCCACGAAGCCGCCGACGCCCTGCCCGACTTGGACAACTTCGTCCACGCACTGCGCCAAGCCCGCCATCACGACGCTCGCTTCTACTTGGCCGTCGATTTTTGATCCTTTCCGCCCTGGCCTTGGCGTGCCTGGGCGGTGTCATGGTTTTGACCTTGTAACTTTGTTACCTCATAATCTGAGGACAAGTTACTCCTCCCGTGTCAGCCATGAACACCTTGCATCCCGTGGTGGCCGCCGTCACCGAGCGCATCCGCACGCGCAGCGCTGCCAGCCGCCGCGCCTACCTTCAGCAAGTGGCCACGCTGCGCCAGCGCACACGCGGGGCCGAACGTTTGGGCTGCGCCAACGTCGCGCATGCTTTCGCGGCGTTGCCGGGCAGCGAGAAATTCAAGGTCGTGGCCGAAAAAGCGCCCAACATCGGCATCGTCACGGCGTACAACGATTTGCTCTCGGCCCATCAGCCTTACGAGGGTTACCCCGCGCAGATCCGTGAAACCGCGCTGAAACTCGGCGCCACCGTGCAAGTGGCCGGCGGCGTGCCAGCGATGTGCGACGGCGTCACCCAAGGTTACGCCGGCATGGAGCTGAGTTTGTTCTCGCGGGACACCATCGCCATGGGCACCGCCATCGCCCTGTCGCACGACGTGTTCGACGCGGTGCTGCTGCTGGGCATTTGCGACAAGATCGTGCCCGGCCTGCTCATCGGCGCGCTGCATTTTGGCCACCTGCCGTGCGTGTTCGTGCCAGCGGGGCCGATGGCGTCGGGGTTGTCGAACAGCGCCAAGGCCAAGGTGCGCGAGCAGGCGGCGCAAGGCTTGGTCGGGCGCGAGGAGCTGCTGCAAGCCGAACAAGCCGCCTACCACGGCGCCGGCACTTGCACGTTCTACGGCACCGCCAACTCCAACCAAATGCTGTTGGAAGCGATGGGGTTGCACGTCCCCGGCGCGGCGTTTGTTCATCCACACGACCCGCTGCGCCACGCCCTGACGGACGAAGCGGTGCGCTCGGCGCTGGCCCTGCGCCAGCGCGGGGCCTCCATTGGCGAGATGGTGGACGAGCGTTGCATCGTCAACGCGATGGTGGCGCTGCTGGCCACGGGCGGCTCAACGAACCACCTGATTCACTGGGTGGCGGTGGCGCGGGCGGCGGGCATCACCATCGATTGGACGGATTTTTCGGAGCTGTCTGCCGTGGTGCCGCTGCTGGCGCGGGTCTATCCGAACGGCGCGGCGGATGTGAACCAGTTTCACGCAGCGGGCGGCACCGGGTTTGTGATTCGCGAATTGATCGCTGGCGGTTTCATGCACGCCGATGTGGGCACGGTGGCGCCGGGCGGCCTGTCCGCCTACGGCACGGTGCCCCGGTTGGCGGATCACGGCGCCGTCACCTGGGACGCGCTGCCCGATGCGAGTGGTGATGAGGGTGTGGTGCGCGGTGTGGCCGCCCCGTTCTCGCCCAGCGGTGGACTCAAACTGCTCGAAGGCAATTTGGGGCGTTCCGTCATCAAGGTGTCGGCGGTGCCGGAGGATCGACACATCATCGAAGCGCCGGCCCTCGTGTTCGACAGCCAAGACGCCCTGCAAACCGCCTTCCAAGCCGGCGAGTTGAACCGCGATTTCGTCGCCGTGGTGCGTTTCCAAGGCCCGCAGGCCAACGGCATGCCCGAGCTGCACAAACTCACCCCACCGCTGGCGGTGTTGCAGGGCCAGGGTTTCAAGGTCGCGCTGGTGACGGATGGCCGCATGAGCGGCGCCAGCGGCAAGGTGCCCGCCGCCATCCACATGAGCCCTGAAGTGCTGGCCGGAGGCCCGCTGGGCAAGGTACGCAACGGTGACGTGATCCGCCTGGATGCCGTGGCCGGCACGCTGAACGCCTTGGTGCCCGCTGAAGAATGGGCCGCCCGCGACGCAGAACTCCGCTCCGCCGACTTGGCCGCCCAACATGCCCACGGTCTGGGCCGCGATTTGTTTGCCGGCCTGCGCCGCAACGTCAACAGCGCCGAACAAGGCGCTTGCACTTGGCTGTGAACGCCCGGTGCCACTCGATTCTCAGGAAGGATTTCGCAGGATGAACACGCTGGATCTCGTTCAACACGGCCCGGTGATCCCGGTCATCGTCATCGACCGGCTGGAAGACGCCGTGCCCTTGGCCCAAGCCTTGGTGGCAGGCGGCGTGCGGGTGCTCGAAGTGACGCTGCGCACCCCCGTGGCGCTGGACGCCATCCGCGCCATGACGGCGGTGGAAGGTGCCATCGTCGGGGCTGGCACGATCCGCAGCGCTGCCGATGCCCGCGCCGCCCACGCAGCGGGCGCGGTGTTTGGCGTCAGCCCGGGTTACACCGCTGAAGTGGGCGCGGCGTGCCGCGAGGTTGGCTTGCCGCTGTTGCCGGGGGTGGCCACAGCCAGCGAAGTCATGGCAGCGCAGGCCGACGGGCTGAGTTTCCTCAAGTTCTTCCCGGCCACGGCAGCGGGTGGGATTCCGATGCTCAAAGCCCTGGCCGGCCCCTTCCCCGATGTGGTGTTTTGCCCCACGGGCGGCATCAGTTTGGCCACGGCGCCGGACTTTTTGGCGCTGCCCAACGTCAAAGTGTGCGGCGGTTCGTGGCTCACCCCAGCGGATGCGGTGAAGGCAGGGGACTGGGCACGCATCACCGAGTTGGCCGCTCAAGCGCAAAGCTTGCGCCGACCGGGGTGAGGTAGACACCGGCCATTGCTATTCTCTCGGGCCCATTCATGCAGCTTCACATCCGACGCATGAATGGGAAACATCACAAGTACCCGAGAGACACGCCATGGCCGCCTCCTTGATGACCTCTGCCCTGACCGTTGACGAATTCAGCGGCACTGCCACGATCACGTTTTCGCTGCTGACCGCCGCCACCAGCAGCGCCTCGTTCGCTTACTCGCTCAACGGGCTGATGGCGTATGAGTCCAGTGGCAGCTACGGGGATTTCTGGGGCAGCGACGGCACGGTAACGTTCGCTGTCGGGCAAGACAGTCAGTCCATCACCTTCAGCCTGAACAACGATGCCAGCGTCGAACCGACGGAGTCGCTTTACCTCTGGCTGTCCAACGCCAACAACCTGACGCTGGGCAACAACCAAGTGCTGGTGTCCATCGTGGACAACGACCGCATCGTTGCCGATTGGGACGGCAACAGCAACCTGAGCGGCGCCGAAAAAGCCCAGTTGTGCGTGCGCGACGTGGCGGTGGATGAAAAATCCCGCACCGCCACCTTTGACTTGGTGCTGGACAAAGCCACCACCGGCAGTTTCAGCGTCGTCTACGGCACCAGCGATGGCACCGCTCGCGCCGGTGAAGATTTCACCGCCAAAACCGGCAGTGTGACGTTTGCGGCGGGGCAAACCGTGCAGCATGTCACCGTCAGCCTGAGCGACGATCTCACCAGCGAAGGGGCCGAGTTTTTCCATCTGGCGTTGCAATCCACCCCCGGTGGCAGCGCCAGCAACCAAGTCATCATCGCCGACGCCCAAGGCACCGCCCTCATTGGCCGCAACGATGTGGGCGCCATCTCGACCCCCACTGTGACGTGCAGCCCCATCGTCGTCAGCGAAGGCGAGGGTTACGGCGAGTTCACCGTGCAACTGAGTTCACCGAGTTTGAGCACGGTGGCGGTGGACTACAACGTCGGCGGCCTCACCGCCTACGAAAGCATCGGCAGCAGCGGGGATTTTTGCGGCTACGGCGGCACGCTGCAATTTGCGGCGGGGGTCACCACCCAAACCGTGCGTTTTGAACTCAATGCGGGGCAGAACAGCATCGAAGCGATGGAGTCGCTCGTGCTGTCGCTCAGCAACCCGAGCGGGGCCACCCTCGGCAACACCCAGGTGCTCGGCACCATCGTGGATGACGACCATGGGGTCGGCGACACCAACGGCAACGGCACCCTGAACAGCACAGAACAAGCCCAACTGACGATCCGCGATGCGGTGGTGGACGAAGGCGCCGGCCTGATCACCTTCGACCTGGTGTTGGATCGGGCCACCACCGAAGCTTTCACGGTGGCCTACTCGACCGCCACCCTGCCTGGCAGTGCCTCCGCCGGGCTGGATTTCACCCATGCCATCGGCAGCGTTGGGTTTGCTGCGGGGCAAACGGTGCAGCACATCACCGTCGGCATCAGCAACGACAGCACCGCTGAAGGCCACGAGTTTTTCAACCTGACCCTGGGGGCCTTGGGGGGCAGCGGTGCCGCCCAGGTGCAAGTGGTGGACGCCCAAGGGCAGGGCCTGATCGGTGCCAACGATGCCAACGCCCTCAGCACACCGACCTTGACGTGCAGCGCGCTGCTCATCGACGAAAGCCAAGGTTATGGTGAATTCACCCTGCAACTGAACGCCCCCAGCAACACCTGGGGCACGATCGCCGTGAACTACGACGTCAGCGGTTTGCGGGCCTATGAGTCGATCGGTGATTCGGGCGACTTTGCGGGCACTTCGGGCGTGGTGAACTTCGCGCCGGGCAGCACCACGCAGACCGTGCGTTTCGAGATCAATCCGGGTGCGAATGTGGCGGAGGACATGGCGTCGCTCTACCTCTCGCTGTCCAACGCGGGTTACAGCAACACCGTCAACTTCGCCAACAACCGGGTGCTGGCCACGATTGTGGACAACGATACCGTCGTGGGTGACACCAACGCCAGCGGCATCCTGGATGCCAACGAGAAAGCCAACCTCTCGGTGCGCGATGTGGTGGTGGATGAAAAGGCCGGCATCGCCACCTTCGACCTGGTGTTGGACAAAGCCACCACGGACAGCTTCAGCGTGGCCTACAGCACCGCCACCGCGCCCGGCACCGCCATCGCTGGGGTGGACTTCACGGCAGCGTCGGGCAGCGTGGGTTTTGCGGCGGGGCAAACCGTGCAGCACGTGAGCGTGGCGCTCATGGACGACTTCACCGCCGAGGGGCAGGAATCGTTCAACCTGTCGCTGGGGGCGCTGGGGGGTCATGCGGCCACCCAAGTGGTGGTGGCGGACGGGCAAGGGCAAGCGTTGATCGGCGTCAGCGACAGCACGTTCAACACACCGCAACCGGTGGTCAGTGCAGGGCCGATCGTCGTCAGCGAGGCCGAGGGCTATGCGGAATTTACCGTTCAACTGAACGCCACCAGCGCCAGCGTGGTGTCGGTGAACTACCAAATCAGCGGGTTGACGGCTTATGAATCGATCGGCAGCTCGGGGGACTTTTCGGCAGTGGATGGCACGCTGACGTTTGCGCCGGGCGTCACCACGCAAACCATCCGCTGGGAGCTGAACGGTTCGGCGGGAGTGGAACCGATCGAATCGCTTTACCTGAGTTTGTCCAAAGCCAACCCCCTGGACACCACGCTGTTCGCCAACAACCAAGTGCTGGCCTCGATCGTGGACAGCGACCTCACGGTCGGTGATACCAACGCCAATGGTCAACTCGACAGCAGCGAAAAAGCCAACCTGAGTGTGCGCGACGTCATCATCGACGAGAAGGCCGGCTTCGCCACGTTCGATTTGGTGCTGAACAAAGCCACCACCAGCGCTTTCAGCGTCGCATATGCCACGGCGAATGTAGCGGGTGGCGCGACCGCCGGCCAAGACTACCTCGCCACCCAGGGCAGCGTGGGCTTTGCGGCGGGGCAAACCGTGCAGCATGTCCGCGTCAGCTTGATCGATGACGGGACCCTCGAAGGCAACGAGCGCTTCAACCTGAGCCTGGGCACCCTCAGCGGCGGTGCAGCCAGCCAGGTGCAAAAAGCCGACGCGACAGGCACCGCCCTCATCGGTGCCAATGACCAAATGACCGCCGCACTGCCCAACTTGAGTGTGCAGGATGCCGTGGCCATCGAAGGCCAAGGGTATGCCGATGTGCTGGTGCAACTCAGTGCCCCGGCCAGCGGCAACGTGTCGGTGAACTACAGCTTCTCGGGCGGCACGGCCTACGAGTCGATCGGTTCGTATGGCGACTTCGCGGCAGCGGATGGCACCCTGGTGTTCCGCGCCGGCGAGACCAGCAAAATTCTGCGCTTCGAGCTGAACGATCAAGACAGCGGTGCAGAAGCGGCCACCGAAACGGTGTTTGTCACCCTGTCCAATGCGGTGGGGGCCGGCTTGGCCGATGCCAACGCCACCGTGCTCATCGCCGACGACGACAACTTGGCCAGCAGCCAGCCCCTGGCCGGCGGTTTGGCCCACGACACCTACACCGTCGATGGAAAGAACGACGTGGTGCTGGAAACAACCTATGGCGGCGTCGATCAGGTGAACAGCCTCATCAACTACACCCTGGCGGCGAATGTGGAAAACCTGCTGCTGCAAGGCAGCCAAGGGCTGGCGGGCACGGGCAACGAGTTGGCCAACCTCCTCACGGGTAACGGCGGCGCGAACACGCTGACCGGTTTGGCGGGGCAAGACACGCTCATCGGCGGCGCCGGCAACGACAAGCTGATCGGTGGCACCGACCGCGATGTGCAAACCGGCGGCGGGGGCAGCGACATTTTCGACTTCAACGCCCTGACCGAAAGCGGCCTCACCACGGCCACACGCGACGTCATCACCGACTTCACGCACGGTGCGGATCGAATCGATGTCTCCACTCTGGACGCTCGGGCGGCAACGGCTGGCAACGAGGCGTTTTCGTTCATCGGTCACGCCGGCTTCAGCAGCAGCAATGCAACCGGCCAGTTGCGCTTTGACTACAACGCCACCACCCACGTCGCCACGCTCTACGGCAGCACCGACGCGGACAGCGCCGCCGAGTTCAGCCTGCAAGTGACGCTGGCCAACGCCACCGCTTTGGTGGCGTCGGACTTCATCCTCTGAGCGTCGGGGACGCAAGCCCTCGCAACGTACCAGCGTCAACAGTTTGAGTTCAGCGTTCGTGACCGACGAAGCGTTGGCGCATGCGGCGGGTGTCGTGGCCTCGGTGCCATAAACGCGTCAGAAAACGGGCGGCACGCGCCAGTGCGTTGTCCAGTGCCGTGCGCCAGTCGCTCGCCACAGAGGCGACGACCACCGACCCGGCGCCGTCGGTTCGGAGTTCCACTTGGCAGCGCTTGTCAATGCCACCACGCGGGCCGTTCACGTCCGACATCTGCACCTCGGCGCGTGGCACCAGCCAGACCAGGCGCCGCAGCACGAAACGCACACGGCGTTCCGTCAGGTCGCGCAAGTCAGTGGCGTGCGGATGACGAGACTTGAAGAGCACTTGCATCACGGATCTCCATCGGTTGAGAAACGGACAAAGTGTGAATCGCCTGGCAGTTCTGAAAAAGCAGTCTTTCAAGAACAAAAACATCGGATAAATCTGAACATCAGACGGCGCATCGGTCGCAAACTCCGGGGCTTGGCAGCGCCGGCTGGCACGCCACCCTTTGGAGATGCACCCGATGCCCAACGCTCGAATCGCCAACGCCGTCCGTCTGGAGTTCGCTTCCGACGCCCTGGTTCAATCCAACCTGTCCGGCGCGGCCTTCACGGGCGACTGGCTCTGGGTGGCCGGCGACGAAGCCTGCGGCCTGGATCGCCTGCGCCAACTCAACCCGGTGGGACGCGAGACTTTGCGCTTCGGTGAGGTGCGCGACTTCGCGCTCGCCGACCTGCTGGATCTGCCTGGCGCAGCCGACGACGAGGCCGACCTGGAAGGAATGGCCGTGGCCGACGGTTTCCTCTGGGTGGTCGGCTCGCATGGCTTGAAGCGCAAAAATGCCAAGCTGGATCGAGGCCACGCCGACAACGCCAAGCGGCTGGCGAAGGTGGTGCTGGATGGCAATCGTCGCCTGCTGGCCTGCCTGCCGATCGAGCCCGACGCCCAAGGCGAGCCCTGCTTGGTGCGTCAGGCTCAGGATGGTCGTCGGGCGCAGCGCTTGAAGGGGGATGCGCAGACGAACCTCCTCACCCGTGTGCTGGCCGATGACCCTCACTTCGGGCCGTACATGGCCATCCCGGGCAAGGACAACGGATTCGACATCGAAGGCCTGGCTGTGGACGGTCGTCGGCTGCTGCTCGGCCTGCGCGGCCCGGTGCTGCGCGGCTGGTCGGCCGTGCTGGAGATCGCGGTGGAAGGGCGCGGCGATCAGTTGCGACTGATCCCCCTCGACGACAGCGGGACGCTGATCCGAAAGCATTTCTTGCAGCTCGACGGCCTGGGCGTGCGGGATCTGCATTTCTCAGGCGATGATCTTTACATCCTGGCCGGCCCAACGATGGTGCTGAACGGTGACATCCGCGTCTTCAAGTGGCCCGCCGCTCGACCCCTGCTGGCGGCCAATCGCGAGCCGGTGCGTTTCGAGTCAGCGTTGAGCGAGTCGATGCCCCTGCCACATGGCCACGGCACCAATCGTGCCGAAGCGATATGCGAACTGCCGCCAGCGCTGTCCGGCGGCCAAACGCGCTGGCTTGTGCTGTACGACGCTCCGGGGGCCGATCGCCGGGAAGGCTCGCACACCGTCTTCGGCGATCTGCTGCACCGCGACTAGGGGGTGTCATTCCTGGAATGTCTCCCCCTCACCCCGGCCCTCTCCCCTGACGGAAGAGGGGTTAGGGAGAGGGGGAAACGTCACCATCGATTCAGTATCAAGAGAGGTCTGTGCGTATGGAAAAAGTGCTCTCAGGGATCGGGTCATTGCTTTACGGCATGCGATTCACCATGCTGTTCTTCTACGCAGGTCTGGTCGCGATCATTTTTGGCATCCTGGGCAAGTTCCTACAGGAAACCTACAAGCTGATGAACACTTTGGTGTTTGGCGAACTTGAGAAGATCGACCTGATCATCAAGGTGCTGGAGCTGGTGGACATGACGATGGTGGCGCAACTGGTTTGGGTGGTGGCCCTCGCCGGTGTATCGCTCTTCGTGACCACCGGGCACTTTGACAAGAAGGACATGAAAAAGCCCGACTGGCTGGATCACGTCAACACCTACAACCTCAAGCTGAAGCTGGCATTCGCCATCATCTCGATCTCCGGGGTACACGCCTTGAAGACCTACCTGAGTGGCAATCTGACGCTGGAGAACATCGAGATCGTGGCGGTGGTGGCGGTCATCCACTTTATGTTCGTGCTCTCTGCCATCGGCATTTCCTTTGCGGAGCGCTTGACGCGGGAGACGCACTGATCGCCCTCGGGATCATGGCCACCTTCCCCGACATCGACTTGGCGTCACCGCTCCAGTTCGTCGTCAACGTGGCCGCCGGTGGCCGCGACGCCCAGACCAAGCGCGACATCATCGAAGCCGCGCTGCGGGCTGACAGACGGCGGGGTGACTTGCTGTTTTGCCATCATCCTGCCGAGCTGCCCGGCATGGCGCAGCAAGCGGCTGCCAAGGCACTCGCCCACCGCACGGCTGTGGTCGCCGTCGGGGGTGACGGCACGCTCAACACCGTGGCGCAAGCAGCGCACGCCACGGGTTGTGCCATGGGCGTTGTGCCCCAGGGCACGTTCAATTACTTTGCCCGCACGCACGGCATCCCCACTGATCCGGCAGACGCTGTCCGGCTGCTGCTGCGGGCGACGCCGACGCCGGTTCAGGTGGCCGGCATCAACGACCGCGTGTTCCTCGTCAACGCCAGCCTCGGGCTCTACCCGAACTTGCTGGAAGATCGCGAAGCCTACAAGGCCCGCTTTGGCCGCAGCCGCTGGGTGGCGTTCCTGGCGGGGTGTGCGACGCTGCTGCGTGCGCAGCGCCGGCTGCGCGTGCGTATCGAGATGGGTGACACGGTGCGCGACGTGCAGACCTTGACGCTCTTTGTCGGCAACAACCGGTTGCAATTGCAGCAGCTCGGCGCCGAACCAGAGGACACCATCGACGGCACGCCTGGCGACGGCAGCATGGCTGCGTTGATGCTGCGACCCATCGGCACGCTGTCGATGATCGGGCTGATGCTGCACGGTGCGCTGGGCCGCTTGGGTGAGGCCGCTGGCGTGGAGCGCTTTGAGTTCCAGCACATGGTCGTCAAGCCGACACGGGTGCATGGGCGACGCGGGGTGAAGGTCGCCTTCGACGGCGAGGTGTCAACGCTGCGCGCACCGCTGCATTTTCGCGTGCTCGACACGCCGCTGTACCTGCTGGCACCGCGTCGCGGGGAGGCCGCTGGATGACGCTTCTGCTTCAGATCTCCGATCCACACTTCGGCACCGAGCGGGCAGTCGTTGTCGATGCGCTGGTCGCACTGGCTCGCCAACAAAGGCCCGACTTGGTCGTGCTGTCGGGCGACATCACACAGCGTGCCCGGTCGGCGCAGTTCCGCGCTGCACGCACCTTCACAGACCGTCTGGGCGCACCGGTACTGGCCGTGCCGGGCAACCATGACATCCCGCTGTTCGATCTTTGGACACGCCTGCGATGCCCCTATGTGCGCTACAGCGCCGCCTTCGGGGCCGACCTCGAACCGGTGCATCGCTCACCGGGCTTGCTCGTGGTGGGCGTGAACACCACACGGGCATGGCGTCACAAGAACGGGCAGATCGCCCCGCCGCAGATCGAGCGCGTGGCGGGGCTCCTCGAAAGCGCCGCAACGACGCAACTGCGGGTGGTGGTGGTGCATCAGCCCATTGCCGTGAGCCGTGACGAAGATCTGCCACATCGGCTGCACGGCCATCAGCCCGCGATGCAGCGCTGGGCTGCGGCAGGTGCAGACCTCGTCATGGGCGGCCACATCCACCTGCCGTACGTCGTCGCGTTGCCAGCACTGGCGCGTCCAATGTGGGCGGTTCAGGCCGGGACGGCGGTCTCGACCCGTGTGCGCTCGGGCGTGCCCAACTCCGTGAACCTGCTGCGCTGGGATCGGGCTTCAACACCGGGCACCTGCCAGATCGAGCAGTGGGACTTTTCGTCCCAAACCCGAGCATTCATCCTTGCAGAGGTGAAGGAAGTTCGCCCCGCTCGGCACACACGAACGGCTTGAGCCACGGATATCCCTGAGCCGCCCTCACCCTGGGTCAGGGATACAACCCGCGATCCTCCCGCGCCATCAAAATGCGCTCACACGCCACGGCAAACGTGGCGGTGCGCAGGCTGATGCGGTGTTGCTCGGACGTGTCCCAAATGCGGTTGAAGGCGCCGACCATGATTTTGTCGAGCCGGGCGTTGATTTCGTCTTCCGTCCAGAAGAAGCTCGAAAAGTCCTGCACCCACTCGAAGTAACTCACGGTCACGCCGCCAGCGTTGCAAATCACATCCGGCACCACGAGGATGCCGCGATCGGCCAGCACGTCATCGGCCACCGGCAGCGTCGGGCCGTTGGCGCCTTCGAGCACCAAGCGGGCGCGCAGGCGCTGGGCGCGTTCAGGCGTGATTTGGCCTTCCAAGGCAGCGGGGATGAGGATGTCGCAGTCCACATCCCAGAAGGCTTCGTCGGCCATCGGCTCACCGCCCGGGAAATCAGCCACGCCGCCGCGCTCCTTCACATGGGCCAGCAGCGCCGCCACATCCAAACCCCGCGTGTTGATGAGGCTGCCCGTGTGGTCTTGGGCCGCCACCAACTTGGCCCCCGCCTGCACAAACAGCTCGGCTGCGGCTGAACCGACGTTGCCCAGCCCTTGCACCGCCACCCGCGCCCCTTCGAGCGACAGGCCGATGCGTTGCGCCGCCTCGCGCCCCGTGACGAACACCCCGCGCCCCGTGGCCTTGACGCGCCCCAGCGAGCCGCCCAGGTGAATCGGCTTGCCCGTGACCACGCCGGTGGCGGTGGCACCGACGTTCATCGAGTAGGTGTCCATCATCCACGCCATGATCTGGGCGTTGGTGTTGACGTCGGGCGCCGGGATGTCCTGCTGCGGGCCGATGATGAGGCCGATTTCACTGGTGTAACGCCGGGTGAGTTTTTCCAGCTCTTTGTGGGACAAGGCTTTGGGATTCACCCGAATCCCGCCCTTGGCGCCACCGTAGGGCAAATTCACCGCCGCATTCTTGATGCTCATCCAGGCGGACAGGGCCATCACTTCCTGCAACGTCACGTCCGGGTGATAACGCACCCCTCCCTTGCCGGGGCCACGTGAGAGGTTGTGCTGCACGCGGTAGCCCTCGAAGTGGGCGACGGTGCCGTTGTCCAACTCGATGGGCACATCGACGATCAACACGCGCTTCGGACGCTTGAGCGTGTCAGCCCAACGGGCCAGGCGGCCCAGATAGGGCACCACGCGATCCACTTGCGAAAGGTAGGTGGCCCAAGCACTGTCAGCTTGGTGGGGAGCGAAAGAAAGGGCGTCGTTCATGGCGGCGTCTCCTGGGTTGTTGGTGATGCAACTCTAGAGGGAGCCAAATCCCTGCGCACACATCATGCGTTTTTTGCATGATGCCAACATAACCTGACAACACAGCGACTCTCTACACTGCCGCCCATGAACACCATCACTTCATCTTCTTCTTTTTTCCGTGTCGCCTTCATCGGCGGGGGCAACATGGCCAGTGCCATCATCGGTGGGCTGCGCCAAGCCGGTTGGCCGGCTGAGGCCATCACCGTGCTGGAACCGTGGGCCGAACAAGCCCAGCGTCTGCGGGAAGCGCAAGGCGTGTGTGTCCTCGAAACCGCCGATGCGCGTTTGGCCGACGCTGCCGTGGTCGTCTGGGCCGTCAAGCCGCAGATGTTTGCCCAGGCCGCTGCGGCGTGTGCGCCGTTCATCGGCCAGGCACTGCAACTGTCGGTGATGGCCGGCATCCGCAGCGACGCCATCGTGAACGCCACCGGTGCCGCCCGCGTGGTGCGCACCATGCCCAACACCCCCGCCTTGGTCGGACAGGGCATGACCGGGTTGTGCGCCACCGCCGCCGTCAGCGCCGCCGAACGTGCCCAGGTCGAACAACTGTTAGCGCCCACAGGCGCACTGCTGTGGGTGGAGGCCGAAGCCCAGTTGGATGCCGTCACCGCCCTGTCGGGCTCGGGCCCGGCCTACGTGTTCTTCTTCATCGAAGCCATGATGCAAGCTGGCACCGAGCTGGGTTTGTCGGCCGAACAAGCCCGGCGCCTGGCGGTGGGTACGTTCAGCGGTGCGGCGGCGTTGGCGGGGGCGTCCAGCGAAGCGCCCGAGGTGCTGCGCCAGCGCGTCACCTCCAAGGGCGGGACGACGTACGCGGCGATCACGTCCATGGAAGCCGCCGGCGTCAAACCCGCTTTTGTGGAGGCCATGCACGCCGCTGCGCAACGCGCCCAAGCCTTGGGCGATGAGTTTGGCCGCGCCTGAGTCAGCGCCAGTACGCC is a genomic window of Vitreoscilla filiformis containing:
- the edd gene encoding phosphogluconate dehydratase — its product is MNTLHPVVAAVTERIRTRSAASRRAYLQQVATLRQRTRGAERLGCANVAHAFAALPGSEKFKVVAEKAPNIGIVTAYNDLLSAHQPYEGYPAQIRETALKLGATVQVAGGVPAMCDGVTQGYAGMELSLFSRDTIAMGTAIALSHDVFDAVLLLGICDKIVPGLLIGALHFGHLPCVFVPAGPMASGLSNSAKAKVREQAAQGLVGREELLQAEQAAYHGAGTCTFYGTANSNQMLLEAMGLHVPGAAFVHPHDPLRHALTDEAVRSALALRQRGASIGEMVDERCIVNAMVALLATGGSTNHLIHWVAVARAAGITIDWTDFSELSAVVPLLARVYPNGAADVNQFHAAGGTGFVIRELIAGGFMHADVGTVAPGGLSAYGTVPRLADHGAVTWDALPDASGDEGVVRGVAAPFSPSGGLKLLEGNLGRSVIKVSAVPEDRHIIEAPALVFDSQDALQTAFQAGELNRDFVAVVRFQGPQANGMPELHKLTPPLAVLQGQGFKVALVTDGRMSGASGKVPAAIHMSPEVLAGGPLGKVRNGDVIRLDAVAGTLNALVPAEEWAARDAELRSADLAAQHAHGLGRDLFAGLRRNVNSAEQGACTWL
- the eda gene encoding bifunctional 4-hydroxy-2-oxoglutarate aldolase/2-dehydro-3-deoxy-phosphogluconate aldolase: MNTLDLVQHGPVIPVIVIDRLEDAVPLAQALVAGGVRVLEVTLRTPVALDAIRAMTAVEGAIVGAGTIRSAADARAAHAAGAVFGVSPGYTAEVGAACREVGLPLLPGVATASEVMAAQADGLSFLKFFPATAAGGIPMLKALAGPFPDVVFCPTGGISLATAPDFLALPNVKVCGGSWLTPADAVKAGDWARITELAAQAQSLRRPG
- a CDS encoding beta strand repeat-containing protein; amino-acid sequence: MAASLMTSALTVDEFSGTATITFSLLTAATSSASFAYSLNGLMAYESSGSYGDFWGSDGTVTFAVGQDSQSITFSLNNDASVEPTESLYLWLSNANNLTLGNNQVLVSIVDNDRIVADWDGNSNLSGAEKAQLCVRDVAVDEKSRTATFDLVLDKATTGSFSVVYGTSDGTARAGEDFTAKTGSVTFAAGQTVQHVTVSLSDDLTSEGAEFFHLALQSTPGGSASNQVIIADAQGTALIGRNDVGAISTPTVTCSPIVVSEGEGYGEFTVQLSSPSLSTVAVDYNVGGLTAYESIGSSGDFCGYGGTLQFAAGVTTQTVRFELNAGQNSIEAMESLVLSLSNPSGATLGNTQVLGTIVDDDHGVGDTNGNGTLNSTEQAQLTIRDAVVDEGAGLITFDLVLDRATTEAFTVAYSTATLPGSASAGLDFTHAIGSVGFAAGQTVQHITVGISNDSTAEGHEFFNLTLGALGGSGAAQVQVVDAQGQGLIGANDANALSTPTLTCSALLIDESQGYGEFTLQLNAPSNTWGTIAVNYDVSGLRAYESIGDSGDFAGTSGVVNFAPGSTTQTVRFEINPGANVAEDMASLYLSLSNAGYSNTVNFANNRVLATIVDNDTVVGDTNASGILDANEKANLSVRDVVVDEKAGIATFDLVLDKATTDSFSVAYSTATAPGTAIAGVDFTAASGSVGFAAGQTVQHVSVALMDDFTAEGQESFNLSLGALGGHAATQVVVADGQGQALIGVSDSTFNTPQPVVSAGPIVVSEAEGYAEFTVQLNATSASVVSVNYQISGLTAYESIGSSGDFSAVDGTLTFAPGVTTQTIRWELNGSAGVEPIESLYLSLSKANPLDTTLFANNQVLASIVDSDLTVGDTNANGQLDSSEKANLSVRDVIIDEKAGFATFDLVLNKATTSAFSVAYATANVAGGATAGQDYLATQGSVGFAAGQTVQHVRVSLIDDGTLEGNERFNLSLGTLSGGAASQVQKADATGTALIGANDQMTAALPNLSVQDAVAIEGQGYADVLVQLSAPASGNVSVNYSFSGGTAYESIGSYGDFAAADGTLVFRAGETSKILRFELNDQDSGAEAATETVFVTLSNAVGAGLADANATVLIADDDNLASSQPLAGGLAHDTYTVDGKNDVVLETTYGGVDQVNSLINYTLAANVENLLLQGSQGLAGTGNELANLLTGNGGANTLTGLAGQDTLIGGAGNDKLIGGTDRDVQTGGGGSDIFDFNALTESGLTTATRDVITDFTHGADRIDVSTLDARAATAGNEAFSFIGHAGFSSSNATGQLRFDYNATTHVATLYGSTDADSAAEFSLQVTLANATALVASDFIL